The proteins below come from a single candidate division WOR-3 bacterium genomic window:
- the gcvH gene encoding glycine cleavage system protein GcvH: MSIPEELYYTNTHEWIKIENDIGTIGITDYAQKELSDIVYVELPEVGKTFNQGDVLGTLEAVKAVSDYYAPISGTVIEVNENLKSQPDLVNKYPYEQGWLVKMKLAKLDEKSKLLNASQYKEIISTHE, encoded by the coding sequence ATATCAATCCCTGAAGAATTATATTACACTAACACTCACGAATGGATAAAAATTGAAAATGACATTGGAACGATTGGGATTACCGATTACGCCCAAAAAGAACTTTCTGACATTGTATATGTTGAGTTACCGGAAGTGGGCAAGACTTTTAATCAAGGAGATGTGCTTGGGACTTTAGAGGCAGTAAAAGCAGTTTCAGATTATTACGCCCCAATCTCGGGTACGGTAATAGAGGTTAACGAAAATTTAAAATCGCAACCAGACCTAGTAAATAAATATCCTTACGAACAAGGCTGGTTAGTAAAGATGAAGCTGGCGAAATTAGATGAGAAATCGAAGCTATTGAATGCTTCACAATATAAAGAAATAATTAGTACCCACGAGTAA